From Nicotiana tabacum cultivar K326 chromosome 15, ASM71507v2, whole genome shotgun sequence, the proteins below share one genomic window:
- the LOC107803138 gene encoding cation/H(+) antiporter 18, with protein sequence MASGMEHLCPAPMKATSNGIFQGDNPLDFALPLAILQICLVLVVTRGLAFLLRPLRQPRVIAEIIGGILLGPSALGRNKAYLNAVFPPKSITVLDTLANIGLLFFLFLVGLELDLKSLRQSGKKVLGIAVAGISLPFALGIGSSFILRETIAKGVNAPSFLVFMGVALSITAFPVLARILAELKLLTTNVGRMAMSAAAVNDVAAWILLALAIALSGDNLSPAVPLWVFLSGCGFVIGASLIVPPIFKWMSRRCHEGEPVDEMYICGTLAAVLAAGFVTDIIGIHAMFGAFVIGVLVPKEGPFAGVLVEKVEDLVSGLFLPLYFVSSGLKTNVATIQGIQSWGLLALVIFTACLGKIVGTFIVSLLWRIPKREALALGFLMNSKGLVELIVLNIGKDRKVLNDQIFAIMVLMALFTTFITTPLVLAVYKPAEKARKSDYKHRRVERKNPNTQLRILACFHSSWNIPSIINLLEASRGTERGERLSVYAMHLMEFSERPSAILMVHKARHNGLPFWNKGQRSANHVVVAFEAFQQLSQVSVRPMTSISSFTDMHEDICITAERKDIAIIILPYHKNLRLDGSFESTRPDFHLVNKRVLEHASCSVGIFVDRGLGGSAQISASNVSFSITVLFFGGRDDREALAYGARMAEHPGVELTVIRFLLESDSSEEIVRIDTVSPTLVSADEEFLADFRTSISKDSSIKYEEKNVRNVSETITIIHDYSRCSLFVVGQMPNGVVAVVLSQRIDCPELGPIGSFLTSPKFSTTASVLVVQQYYDQSYSISSQQMV encoded by the exons ATGGCATCCGGTATGGAACATCTCTGTCCAGCTCCGATGAAGGCCACGTCTAATGGCATTTTTCAAGGCGACAATCCCCTGGATTTTGCACTTCCGCTGGCCATTTTACAGATATGTTTAGTTCTTGTCGTCACAAGAGGTCTTGCCTTTTTGCTGCGGCCTCTACGACAACCACGTGTAATTGCTGAGATTATT GGAGGAATATTGCTGGGACCATCAGCTCTTGGTCGTAACAAAGCCTATTTGAATGCAGTATTCCCGCCAAAGAGCATCACTGTCTTAGACACACTGGCAAACATTGGTCTCTTGTTCTTTTTGTTCCTAGTTGGCCTAGAACTAGATTTAAAGTCATTGCGTCAGAGTGGGAAAAAAGTCCTTGGCATTGCTGTTGCAGGAATTAGTCTTCCTTTTGCTTTGGGAATTGGTTCTTCATTCATTCTTCGAGAAACAATAGCTAAAGGTGTAAATGCTCCTTCATTTCTTGTATTCATGGGTGTAGCACTTTCAATAACTGCATTTCCTGTTCTGGCACGAATTTTGGCCGAGCTGAAACTTTTAACTACTAATGTTGGAAGAATGGCCATGTCTGCGGCAGCAGTTAATGATGTGGCAGCTTGGATCTTACTTGCTCTTGCCATCGCCTTATCTGGTGATAATCTATCCCCTGCTGTGCCACTTTGGGTTTTCCTCAGTGGATGCGGTTTCGTCATTGGTGCCAGTCTTATTGTGCCACCAATTTTTAAGTGGATGTCGCGACGTTGCCACGAAGGTGAACCTGTGGATgagatgtatatatgtggtactttAGCTGCTGTACTTGCAGCTGGATTTGTCACTGATATTATTGGGATTCATGCAATGTTTGGGGCTTTCGTCATTGGAGTTCTTGTTCCGAAAGAGGGGCCATTTGCGGGTGTACTGGTTGAAAAAGTTGAGGACCTTGTATCTGGTCTTTTCCTCCCATTATACTTTGTGTCAAGTGGTCTAAAAACGAATGTTGCTACAATCCAAGGTATACAATCATGGGGTTTGCTAGCTCTTGTCATATTTACAGCTTGCTTGGGAAAGATTGTTGGCACATTTATAGTTTCCCTTCTCTGGAGGATTCCCAAAAGAGAGGCTCTTGCTCTTGGATTTCTTATGAACAGTAAGGGACTAGTTGAACTGATTGTCCTTAATATTGGCAAAGATCGAAAG GTGTTGAATGATCAGATTTTTGCTATCATGGTTTTGATGGCTCTCTTCACAACCTTTATCACCACACCTTTGGTTTTGGCTGTTTACAAGCCAGCAGAAAAGGCAAGAAAAAGTGACTATAAACATAGAAGAGTGGAAAGGAAAAATCCAAATACTCAACTTCGAATACTTGCCTGCTTCCATAGTTCCTGGAATATCCCATCGATCATTAATCTCCTCGAGGCCTCACGTGGGACTGAGAGGGGAGAAAGGCTTAGTGTATATGCAATGCATCTTATGGAGTTCTCGGAGAGACCGTCGGCTATCCTAATGGTACACAAGGCTCGACATAATGGCTTGCCTTTTTGGAATAAGGGTCAGCGGTCAGCTAACCACGTTGTTGTGGCGTTCGAGGCTTTCCAACAATTAAGTCAGGTCTCTGTGCGGCCAATGACATCAATCTCATCATTCACTGATATGCATGAAGATATTTGCATTACCGCTGAGAGGAAAGATATAGCAATCATAATTTTACCATATCACAAGAATCTGAGGCTTGACGGCTCATTTGAGTCAACTCGACCTGATTTTCACTTGGTTAACAAAAGGGTTCTTGAACATGCTTCATGTTCAGTGGGGATATTTGTTGACCGTGGACTCGGTGGTAGTGCACAGATATCTGCAAGTAATGTTTCCTTTTCAATTACTGTTCTCTTTTTTGGTGGTCGTGATGATCGTGAAGCACTTGCTTATGGAGCTCGTATGGCTGAGCATCCGGGAGTCGAGTTAACAGTCATTCGCTTCTTATTGGAGTCAGATTCCTCAGAAGAGATAGTAAGAATAGATACAGTAAGCCCAACATTAGTCTCTGCTGATGAGGAGTTTCTTGCTGATTTCAGAACGAGTATATCAAAAGACAGTTCCATTAAATATGAAGAGAAGAATGTTAGAAATGTGTCAGAAACAATTACTATCATACATGATTACAGTCGATGCAGTTTGTTTGTGGTCGGTCAAATGCCTAATGGGGTAGTAGCTGTTGTGTTGAGCCAACGGATTGATTGCCCTGAACTCGGGCCAATTGGGAGTTTTCTGACTTCACCAAAGTTCTCCACAACAGCATCAGTCCTGGTGGTGCAACAGTATTATGATCAGTCATATTCAATTAGTTCACAGCAGATGGTTTAA
- the LOC107803136 gene encoding uncharacterized protein LOC107803136: protein METLQGSVLVEVDVSKLMGSESFSGRARKLERSSVVTAPSVDRTNDLVRRKELAFWSKMSESEFSGHQSIHNAEDASEDHSFRSINTKLPLTLGLEATQSHRNFGKVGRNSNSNSKRSRIVQMDVSANKIGEDGKGFSTELSANPTNCKIGERTQVVKQRQNSSGKRSDKRNGKVTKSNFSLKSLVGFGSAAGGRNFLGMYGLKSDVMDVTKDVDDRPLRELLDGSYKCAPSPKDKGNKALSSNDSLMQLVRDANSMLRLQKSVQTQNYSCVDSKVSCFHVYAGSSSESRDNGDKEETRINNPSSFNQAQEHCGKVQTVATMLHAPSYTPTDVLERLALAPSKDLDSFLMDTVKPASSRNCGDLRLSKPSFQRNGLPPFPWSHTYSGHPKTVPDSAKLSTSKTVCQGRWVRVENTLTPMKGSTGFLVELQSLTDNHKLVPTGVQVSENVNASTNSDSLTMCERISSSIGAISTSEVPPAESPRILVAAETLCEIATHSLRQNTEETVKLLKRPCQKVMKACKLTEKSEKQFIAPKPVVGSNNLVEIADGILPSKKLRLSVNFRKPDRKGPVPCSAQSIRSSPVKSFRDSEGFSTSFVNKPCMIPPYTRVMDKACSSEQKLRYWPMEWNLGDDRMLD, encoded by the exons ATGGAAACTTTGCAGGGTTCTGTTCTGGTGGAGGTGGACGTGTCTAAGCTTATGGGATCGGAAAGCTTCAGCGGCCGTGCTCGTAAATTGGAGAGGTCTTCTGTTGTGACTGCGCCTTCTGTTGATAGGACCAATGATTTAGTCAGACGAAAAG AATTAGCTTTTTGGAGTAAGATGTCCGAGAGTGAATTCTCTGGTCATCAATCCATACATAATGCCGAGGATGCTTCAGAAGACCACAGTTTCAGGAGCATAAATACTAAGCTTCCACTGACACTTGGGTTAGAGGCTACTCAATCACATCGGAATTTTGGGAAGGTGGGCAGAAATAGTAATTCTAATTCTAAGAGATCAAGGATAGTGCAGATGGACGTTTCTGCAAATAAAATTGGTGAAGATGGAAAAGGCTTTAGTACTGAGCTTTCAGCAAATCCTACAAATTGCAAAATTGGAG AGAGGACTCAAGTGGTTAAGCAAAGGCAGAATTCTAGTGGCAAGCGAAGCGATAAAAGAAATGGCAAAGTTACTAAAAGTAATTTCTCTTTAAAGAGCTTGGTTGGCTTCGGTTCAGCTGCTGGAGGAAGAAACTTTCTTG GAATGTATGGCTTGAAATCTGATGTCATGGATGTCACAAAAGATGTAGATGATCGGCCTTTGAGGGAACTACTCGATGGCAGTTATAAATGTGCACCTTCTCCCAAAGATAAGGGAAACAAAGCTTTAAGTTCAAATGACAGTCTCATGCAGTTGGTTAGAGATGCTAACTCCATGCTTCGACTTCAGAAGTCTGTACAGACTCAGAATTATTCTTGTGTTGATAGCAAAGTTTCTTGTTTCCATGTTTATGCCGGCTCTTCTTCAGAAAGTCGAGACAATGGAGACAAGGAAGAGACCAGGATTAATAATCCGTCTTCTTTTAATCAG GCACAGGAACATTGTGGCAAGGTCCAAACAGTTGCGACAATGCTTCATGCTCCATCATATACGCCAACGGATGTGTTGGAGCGCCTTGCCCTTGCTCCATCCAAGGATTTAGATTCTTTCCTCATGGACACAGTCAAGCCTGCATCTTCAAGAAATTGTGGTGATCTTCGTCTAAGCAAGCCATCATTTCAGCGAAATGGTTTGCCTCCCTTTCCTTGGTCACATACATACTCTGGGCATCCTAAAACTGTTCCTGATTCAGCTAAATTATCTACAAGTAAGACGGTTTGCCAAGGCAGATGGGTGAGAGTGGAAAACACTTTGACTCCTATGAAAGGTTCTACTGGTTTCCTTGTGGAATTGCAATCACTCACTGACAATCACAAACTAGTTCCAACAGGAGTTCAAGTTTCAGAAAATGTAAATGCTTCAACAAACTCTGATAGCCTTACTATGTGTGAAAGGATTTCATCGTCAATTGGAGCCATCAGCACTTCTGAAGTTCCCCCAG CTGAATCTCCAAGAATACTGGTTGCTGCTGAGACACTTTGCGAGATTGCGACGCATTCATTGAGGCAGAACACTGAAGAAACAGTCAAGTTGCTGAAAAGACCTTGTCAGAAGGTCATGAAAGCTTGTAAGTTGACTGAGAAATCTGAAAAACAATTCATAGCACCAAAACCAGTGGTGGGATCGAATAATCTGGTTGAAATTGCTGATGGGATACTTCCTTCGAAGAAACTTCGTCTTTCAGTCAACTTTAGAAAACCTGATCGGAAAGGACCAGTACCTTGTTCAGCTCAATCAATAAGATCATCTCCTGTCAAATCTTTTAGGGACTCGGAAGGTTTcagtaccagctttgtaaataaACCATGTATGATTCCCCCGTACACAAGGGTGATGGATAAGGCTTGTAGTAGTGAGCAGAAACTGAGGTATTGGCCAATGGAGTGGAACCTAGGAGATGACAGAATGCTGGACTGA